Proteins found in one Rhodovulum sp. MB263 genomic segment:
- a CDS encoding magnesium chelatase subunit H, which yields MRDERHYPGYRVVIVTLDSHSAGPCERVTERLAEDFPGLRVTVHAAATWSENPGELVRAKDDVLNADIILVNLLFIEEHINAILPELKARRDDCDAMIGIIADKQIVQLTRMGDLDMSKPASGPMKLLKKLRGNTRDDNGQLKTGGEKQMAMLRRLPKMLKYLPGKAQDLRAWFLVMQYWLGGSDDNVEQMVRFLISRYAKDASWRGGSSEAPIEYPETGLYHPDIPHRITTDIKDLPQPGAPVATVGILLMRSYILASDTAHYDAVIHALEERGIRVIAAFAGGLDARPAIAAYFTGEDSVHIDTLVSLTGFSLIGGPAYNDSDAAVEVLSGLDVPYMAAHPLEFQTLGQWSDSSGGLGPVETTMLIALPELDGAISPTVFGGRHGAEGCKGCPKDCSHKGESKQMSACSERVAMLAARVERLARLRRSETESRKVGIILFGFPPNAGAIGTAAYLSVFESLFNTLHRMKSEGYETGALPATVDELRTAILEGNAKTYGQEGNVAAHVPADDLVRGTPWLSEIESVWGPAPGKIRSDGRGVFVLGREFGNVFVGVQPTFGYEGDPMRLLFEKGFAPTHAFSAFYLWLKNSFRADVLLHFGMHGALEFMPGKQAGMCFRDWPDRLIGDMPNVYLYASNNPSEATLAKRRSNAVTITHLTPPLAASGLYKGLQELKDSLTRWRQTEPGSPEQADLEELIAAQADAVDMTGTPPEQLWLKLLETEDALIPDGLHVVGRTATPEERAEHLRVMTDTDAETREKVDYWLQQDTELPAIMRALGGRYIKPVPGGDLIRSADVLPTGRNIHAFDPFRMPTQFAMLEGAKQAQKLLDAHATLPRSVAMVLWGSDNIKSDGGPIAQAMALMGAKPRFDNYGRLAGADLVPLDELGRPRVDVVMTLSGIFRDLLPLQTRMLAEAAWKAATADEPVEQNFIRAHSLAHAEKMGVDMETAALRVFSNAEGAYGSNVNGLVDSGAWGDEDELADAYEARKSFAYGRDGKSRANAALLQQTLKDVDVAYQNLESVELGVTTVDHYFDTLGGIARAVKRARGGQDAAVYIGDQTRGEGKVRTLQDQVALETRSRSLNPKWFEGMLRHGHEGVRQIEAQVTNTLGWSATTGQVEPWVYQRLSETFVLDEDMRKRLASLNPAASARMANRLLEAHDRNYWQPDAETLAALQAAADELEDRLEGIVAAE from the coding sequence TCGAGTAGTCATCGTCACGCTGGATTCGCATTCGGCGGGTCCTTGCGAGCGGGTGACCGAGCGTCTTGCCGAGGACTTCCCCGGGCTTCGGGTGACGGTTCATGCCGCCGCGACCTGGTCGGAAAACCCGGGCGAGCTGGTTCGGGCCAAGGATGACGTTCTGAATGCCGACATCATCCTGGTGAACCTTCTGTTCATCGAGGAGCATATCAACGCGATCCTGCCCGAGCTGAAGGCCCGGCGCGACGATTGCGACGCGATGATCGGCATCATCGCCGACAAGCAGATCGTGCAACTGACCCGGATGGGCGATCTGGACATGTCCAAGCCCGCCTCGGGGCCGATGAAGCTTCTGAAGAAGCTGCGCGGCAATACCCGGGACGACAATGGCCAGCTCAAGACCGGCGGCGAGAAGCAGATGGCCATGCTGCGCCGCCTGCCCAAGATGTTGAAGTATCTGCCGGGCAAGGCACAGGATCTGCGCGCCTGGTTCCTGGTCATGCAATATTGGCTGGGCGGGTCCGACGACAATGTCGAGCAGATGGTGCGCTTTCTGATCTCGCGCTATGCCAAGGACGCCTCCTGGCGCGGCGGCTCTTCCGAGGCCCCGATCGAATATCCCGAGACCGGGCTTTACCATCCCGACATCCCGCATCGCATCACCACCGACATCAAGGATCTGCCGCAGCCCGGGGCGCCGGTGGCGACGGTCGGCATCCTTTTGATGCGCTCCTATATCCTCGCCTCTGATACCGCCCATTACGACGCGGTGATCCATGCACTCGAGGAACGCGGCATCCGTGTGATAGCCGCCTTCGCGGGCGGGCTTGATGCCCGGCCGGCCATCGCCGCCTATTTCACCGGCGAAGACAGCGTGCATATCGATACGCTGGTCTCGCTGACCGGGTTCAGCCTGATCGGCGGTCCGGCCTATAATGACAGCGACGCGGCGGTCGAGGTGCTGAGCGGGCTCGACGTGCCCTACATGGCCGCCCATCCGCTGGAATTCCAGACGCTGGGGCAATGGAGCGATTCCTCGGGCGGGCTCGGTCCGGTCGAGACCACCATGCTGATCGCGCTGCCGGAACTGGACGGGGCGATCTCGCCCACCGTCTTCGGCGGCCGCCATGGCGCCGAGGGCTGCAAGGGCTGCCCGAAGGATTGCAGCCACAAGGGCGAATCGAAGCAGATGTCGGCCTGTTCGGAACGGGTCGCGATGCTGGCCGCGCGGGTCGAGCGGCTGGCCCGGCTGCGCCGCTCGGAAACCGAAAGCCGCAAGGTCGGCATCATCCTCTTCGGCTTCCCGCCGAATGCGGGCGCGATCGGCACCGCCGCCTATCTGTCGGTCTTCGAGAGCCTCTTCAACACGCTCCACCGGATGAAATCCGAGGGTTACGAGACCGGTGCGCTGCCCGCCACGGTCGACGAGCTGCGCACGGCGATCCTCGAGGGCAATGCCAAGACCTATGGCCAGGAGGGCAACGTCGCCGCCCATGTGCCGGCCGACGATCTGGTGCGCGGCACGCCCTGGCTGTCCGAGATCGAATCCGTCTGGGGCCCGGCCCCGGGCAAGATCCGGTCGGACGGGCGCGGCGTCTTCGTGCTGGGCCGCGAATTCGGCAATGTCTTCGTGGGCGTGCAGCCGACCTTCGGCTACGAGGGCGACCCGATGCGGCTTCTGTTCGAGAAGGGTTTTGCCCCGACCCATGCCTTCAGCGCCTTCTATCTGTGGCTCAAGAACAGCTTCCGCGCCGATGTGCTGTTGCATTTCGGCATGCATGGCGCGCTGGAATTCATGCCGGGCAAGCAGGCGGGCATGTGCTTCCGCGACTGGCCCGACCGGCTGATCGGCGACATGCCGAACGTCTATCTCTATGCCTCGAACAACCCCTCCGAGGCGACGCTGGCCAAGCGCCGCTCGAACGCGGTGACGATCACCCACCTGACGCCGCCGCTCGCGGCCTCGGGGCTTTACAAGGGCCTGCAGGAACTGAAGGACAGCCTGACCCGCTGGCGCCAGACCGAGCCCGGCTCGCCCGAGCAGGCCGATCTGGAAGAGCTGATCGCGGCCCAGGCCGATGCCGTCGACATGACCGGCACCCCGCCCGAGCAGCTTTGGCTGAAGCTTCTGGAAACCGAGGATGCGCTGATCCCCGACGGGCTGCATGTGGTCGGCCGCACGGCGACGCCCGAGGAACGGGCCGAGCATCTGCGGGTGATGACCGATACCGATGCCGAGACCCGCGAGAAGGTCGATTACTGGCTGCAGCAGGATACCGAACTGCCCGCGATCATGCGCGCGCTGGGCGGGCGCTACATCAAGCCGGTGCCCGGGGGCGACCTGATCCGCTCGGCCGATGTGCTGCCGACGGGGCGTAACATCCACGCCTTCGACCCGTTCCGGATGCCGACCCAGTTCGCGATGCTGGAAGGCGCGAAACAGGCGCAGAAGCTTCTGGATGCCCATGCGACCCTGCCGCGTTCGGTGGCGATGGTGCTGTGGGGCTCGGACAACATCAAATCCGATGGCGGCCCCATCGCCCAGGCCATGGCGCTGATGGGGGCGAAGCCGCGCTTTGACAATTACGGCCGTCTGGCGGGCGCCGATCTGGTGCCGCTGGATGAACTCGGCCGGCCGCGGGTCGATGTGGTGATGACGCTTTCGGGCATCTTCCGCGATCTTCTGCCGCTGCAGACCCGGATGCTGGCCGAGGCCGCCTGGAAGGCCGCCACCGCCGATGAGCCGGTCGAGCAGAACTTCATCCGTGCCCATTCGCTGGCCCATGCCGAGAAGATGGGTGTCGACATGGAAACCGCGGCGCTGCGGGTCTTCTCGAATGCCGAGGGCGCCTATGGCTCGAACGTCAACGGGCTGGTCGACAGCGGCGCTTGGGGCGACGAGGACGAGCTGGCCGATGCCTATGAGGCGCGGAAAAGCTTCGCCTACGGGCGCGACGGCAAGTCCAGGGCCAATGCGGCGCTGCTTCAGCAGACGCTGAAGGATGTCGATGTCGCCTATCAGAACCTCGAAAGCGTGGAACTCGGCGTGACCACGGTCGACCACTATTTCGACACGCTGGGCGGCATCGCGCGGGCGGTGAAACGCGCCCGCGGCGGGCAGGACGCGGCCGTCTATATCGGCGATCAGACCCGGGGCGAGGGCAAGGTGCGCACGCTTCAGGACCAGGTCGCGCTCGAGACCCGCTCGCGCAGCCTCAACCCGAAATGGTTCGAAGGCATGCTCAGGCACGGGCATGAAGGCGTGCGCCAGATCGAGGCGCAGGTCACCAACACCCTCGGATGGTCGGCGACAACCGGCCAGGTGGAGCCCTGGGTGTATCAACGGCTGTCGGAAACCTTCGTCCTCGACGAAGACATGAGAAAACGGCTGGCCAGCCTCAACCCTGCGGCATCGGCCCGGATGGCGAACCGCCTTCTCGAAGCCCATGACCGCAATTACTGGCAACCCGACGCCGAAACTCTTGCCGCGCTTCAGGCGGCGGCCGACGAACTGGAAGACCGGCTCGAAGGCATAGTGGCGGCGGAATAA
- the bchL gene encoding ferredoxin:protochlorophyllide reductase (ATP-dependent) iron-sulfur ATP-binding protein: protein MSPRDEIPVLKGEDGEGSVQVHQDETMKIEGAKVFSVYGKGGIGKSTTSSNLSAAFSMLGKRVLQIGCDPKHDSTFTLTGHLQSTVIDVLKEVDFHPEELRPEDFMVEGFNGVMCVEAGGPPAGTGCGGYVVGQTVKLLKQHHMLEDTDVVIFDVLGDVVCGGFAAPLQHADRAVIVTANDFDSIYAMNRIIAAVQAKSKNYNVRLAGCIANRSEDTDQVDKYCSRVGFDRIAHMPLVDAIRRSRLMKKTLFEMPDDEDIVQCRAEYVRLAELLWAGTEPLAPHPLPDREIFELLGFD from the coding sequence ATGAGCCCCAGAGACGAAATTCCTGTGCTGAAGGGCGAAGACGGCGAAGGCTCCGTCCAGGTCCATCAGGACGAAACGATGAAGATCGAGGGGGCCAAGGTCTTTTCGGTCTATGGCAAGGGCGGGATCGGCAAGTCGACGACCTCGTCGAACCTGTCGGCGGCCTTCTCGATGCTGGGCAAGCGCGTTCTGCAGATCGGCTGCGATCCCAAGCATGATTCGACCTTCACCCTGACGGGGCATCTGCAATCCACGGTGATCGACGTGCTCAAGGAGGTGGATTTCCACCCCGAGGAGTTGCGCCCCGAGGATTTCATGGTCGAGGGCTTCAACGGCGTGATGTGCGTCGAGGCGGGCGGCCCGCCCGCGGGCACCGGCTGCGGCGGCTATGTCGTGGGCCAGACCGTCAAGCTGCTGAAACAGCACCACATGCTGGAAGACACCGATGTGGTGATCTTCGACGTGTTGGGCGATGTGGTCTGCGGCGGTTTCGCTGCGCCCCTGCAGCATGCCGACCGGGCGGTGATCGTGACCGCGAACGATTTCGATTCGATCTACGCCATGAACCGGATCATCGCCGCGGTGCAGGCCAAGTCCAAGAACTACAACGTGCGGCTTGCCGGCTGCATCGCGAACCGGTCGGAAGATACCGACCAGGTCGACAAGTATTGCAGCCGGGTGGGCTTCGACCGTATCGCGCATATGCCGCTGGTCGATGCGATCCGGCGCTCGCGGCTGATGAAAAAGACGCTGTTCGAGATGCCCGATGACGAGGATATCGTGCAGTGCCGTGCCGAATACGTGCGGCTGGCGGAGCTGCTCTGGGCCGGGACCGAGCCCCTGGCGCCGCATCCGCTGCCCGACCGGGAAATCTTTGAATTGCTTGGGTTCGATTGA
- the bchM gene encoding magnesium protoporphyrin IX methyltransferase, with protein MDSYARTRERLETYFGRTAAKTWEHLTSDAPVSRIRQTVREGRDQMRAAMLARLPDDLTGCRVLDAGCGAGPMTLELVQRGAEVVACDISQSLLDVAKSRIPDKYHRQITFVAGDMLGERLGRFDYVMAMDSLIHYQARDIAEALGKLAPRTRGKIVFTVAPKTPLLSVMHVTGKLFPRSDRSPRIIPHSEVRIAGALRKAGVKGRLRAVARVAKGFYISQAMELER; from the coding sequence ATGGACAGCTACGCCCGTACCCGGGAACGACTAGAGACCTACTTTGGCCGCACGGCGGCCAAGACCTGGGAGCATCTGACCTCGGATGCCCCGGTGTCGCGCATCCGGCAGACGGTGCGCGAGGGGCGCGACCAGATGCGCGCCGCGATGCTGGCGCGGCTGCCCGACGACCTGACCGGGTGCCGGGTGCTCGATGCCGGTTGCGGCGCCGGGCCGATGACGCTCGAGCTGGTCCAGCGCGGCGCCGAGGTGGTGGCCTGCGACATCTCGCAAAGCCTCCTCGACGTGGCGAAAAGCCGGATCCCCGACAAGTATCATCGCCAGATCACCTTCGTGGCGGGCGACATGCTGGGCGAACGGCTGGGGCGTTTCGACTATGTCATGGCGATGGACAGCCTGATCCACTACCAGGCCCGCGACATCGCCGAGGCCCTGGGCAAGCTTGCGCCCCGGACCCGCGGCAAGATCGTCTTCACCGTCGCGCCGAAGACGCCCTTGCTGAGCGTCATGCATGTGACGGGCAAGCTCTTCCCCCGCTCGGACCGCTCGCCCCGGATCATTCCGCATTCCGAGGTCCGCATCGCGGGTGCCTTGCGCAAGGCGGGCGTAAAGGGGCGGCTGCGCGCCGTCGCGCGGGTCGCCAAGGGGTTCTATATCAGCCAGGCCATGGAGCTTGAAAGATGA
- a CDS encoding PucC family protein, with protein sequence MSKKPHPLTKLSAKFLPFADAASDGLPMNELLRLSLFQVSVGMATVMLLGTLNRVMIVELSVPAIVVAMMIAVPVLVAPFRALMGFRSDNHRSAIGWKRVPYMWFGTLWQMGGLAIMPFSLLLLSGDQTLGPTWAGEVFAAIAFLMTGLGLHMTQTAGLALASDRATDETRPRVVALLYVMFLLGMGISSIVIGWLLRDFSSIRLIRVVQGAAVVTILLNVVALWKQERMCPMSKEEREAPQPGFGDAWRDFIRGGSAGRLLAVVFLGTLAFSMQDVLLEPYGGQILGLSVSSTTLLTALWAFGALVGFGLAARWLGQGMNSHRMGALGILGGIVAFTLVIFAGPLHSGLLFFLGAMLIGFGGGLFSVSTLTAAMALPVRDFAGRGLALGAWGAAQATASGLAVALGGALRDGIGHLATAGVLGEGLNTPATGYAAVYHIEIVLLFVTLMVLGPLVRPQDRNNHPNRDSSAKIGLADFPT encoded by the coding sequence ATGAGCAAGAAGCCTCATCCCCTGACGAAGCTGTCGGCGAAGTTCCTGCCCTTCGCCGATGCCGCCTCGGACGGACTGCCGATGAACGAGTTGCTGCGGCTGTCGCTGTTCCAGGTCTCGGTGGGGATGGCGACGGTGATGCTTCTGGGCACGCTGAACCGGGTGATGATCGTCGAGCTTTCGGTGCCCGCGATCGTCGTGGCGATGATGATCGCGGTGCCGGTTCTGGTCGCGCCCTTCCGCGCGCTGATGGGCTTCCGGTCGGACAATCACAGATCGGCCATCGGCTGGAAGCGTGTCCCCTACATGTGGTTCGGCACGCTCTGGCAGATGGGCGGGCTGGCGATCATGCCGTTTTCGCTGCTGCTTCTGTCGGGCGACCAGACGCTGGGGCCGACCTGGGCGGGCGAGGTCTTTGCCGCCATCGCCTTCCTGATGACGGGGCTGGGGCTCCATATGACCCAGACCGCGGGCCTGGCGCTGGCGTCCGACCGCGCCACCGACGAGACCCGGCCGCGGGTCGTGGCGCTGCTTTACGTCATGTTCCTGCTGGGGATGGGGATTTCGTCCATCGTCATCGGCTGGCTCCTGCGCGATTTCTCGTCGATCCGGCTGATCCGGGTGGTGCAGGGCGCGGCCGTCGTCACCATCCTGCTCAACGTCGTCGCGCTCTGGAAACAGGAGCGGATGTGCCCGATGTCGAAGGAAGAGCGCGAGGCCCCGCAGCCGGGCTTCGGCGATGCCTGGCGCGACTTCATCCGCGGCGGCAGCGCCGGACGGCTGCTGGCGGTGGTCTTCCTCGGCACGCTGGCCTTCTCGATGCAGGACGTCCTGCTCGAGCCTTATGGCGGGCAGATCCTTGGGCTGTCGGTCTCCTCGACCACGCTTCTGACCGCGCTCTGGGCCTTCGGGGCGCTGGTGGGCTTCGGGCTCGCGGCGCGCTGGCTCGGGCAGGGGATGAACTCGCACCGGATGGGGGCGCTCGGCATTCTCGGCGGCATCGTCGCCTTCACCCTGGTGATCTTTGCCGGGCCGCTGCATTCGGGCCTCCTGTTCTTCCTCGGCGCGATGCTGATCGGTTTCGGCGGCGGCCTGTTCTCGGTCTCGACCCTGACCGCGGCGATGGCGCTGCCGGTCCGGGATTTCGCCGGCCGCGGCCTTGCGCTTGGCGCCTGGGGCGCGGCGCAGGCGACCGCCTCGGGGCTGGCCGTGGCGCTGGGCGGGGCCCTGCGCGACGGAATCGGCCATCTCGCGACGGCGGGCGTTCTGGGCGAGGGGCTCAACACGCCGGCCACCGGATACGCGGCGGTCTACCACATTGAGATCGTCCTTCTCTTCGTGACACTCATGGTTCTGGGGCCGCTTGTGCGCCCACAGGACCGCAACAACCATCCCAACAGGGATTCCTCGGCCAAGATCGGGCTGGCCGACTTCCCAACCTGA
- the puhA gene encoding photosynthetic reaction center subunit H, translating into MVNAFFGNFDIASLSIWAFWLFFAGLIFYLQRMNMHEGYPLEDEMGNAAPNQGMFPLPAAKTFKLPHGQGEKTVPDMQTDPRNADLALKKVTKSNGYPLEPTGDPMVDGVGPAAWCARKDEPELDGRGHPKIQPLSALKTFKVSAGRDPRGMPVIAGDGEKVGSVVDMWVDEPEQLVRYLELELDAEHGGGRRMLPMQLAKIGWFKPEVSVHSIYGKHFAAVPTIKSTTQITKLEEDKVCAYYAGGKLYADPAERLEPQF; encoded by the coding sequence ATGGTCAACGCTTTTTTCGGAAACTTCGATATCGCCAGTCTGTCCATCTGGGCGTTCTGGCTGTTCTTCGCTGGGCTGATCTTCTACCTTCAACGCATGAACATGCATGAGGGCTACCCGCTGGAAGACGAGATGGGGAATGCCGCGCCGAACCAGGGCATGTTCCCGCTGCCCGCGGCCAAGACCTTCAAGCTGCCGCATGGCCAGGGCGAAAAGACCGTGCCCGACATGCAGACCGACCCCCGCAACGCGGATCTGGCGCTGAAGAAGGTCACCAAGAGCAACGGCTATCCGCTGGAGCCGACCGGCGACCCGATGGTCGACGGCGTGGGCCCGGCTGCCTGGTGCGCGCGCAAGGACGAGCCCGAGCTTGACGGCCGCGGCCATCCCAAGATCCAGCCGCTTTCGGCGCTGAAGACCTTCAAGGTCTCGGCCGGTCGCGACCCGCGCGGCATGCCGGTGATCGCGGGCGACGGCGAGAAGGTCGGCAGCGTGGTCGACATGTGGGTCGACGAACCCGAACAGCTGGTGCGCTATCTCGAGCTGGAACTCGACGCCGAGCATGGCGGCGGTCGCCGGATGCTGCCGATGCAGCTGGCCAAGATCGGCTGGTTCAAGCCCGAGGTCTCGGTCCATTCGATCTACGGCAAGCATTTCGCCGCCGTTCCGACCATCAAGTCGACGACCCAGATCACCAAGCTCGAAGAAGACAAGGTCTGTGCCTATTACGCGGGCGGCAAGCTGTATGCCGACCCCGCCGAGCGGCTCGAACCGCAATTCTGA
- the puhB gene encoding photosynthetic complex putative assembly protein PuhB, translating to MSDDDFAAEPIKGLPERLPEGEHILWQGRPGWWALARESLALYWVGGYFVILFLWRMIVAAETMPWSQAAVASSFFLVLGAVVCLLLVVTAFVQARATVYTVTNRRVALRIGAALDMTLNLPYTQIGNANLDLRKSGSGTIAFELMGTTKFSYLLCWPHIRPWRMARTEPAFRCIPDAAKVARLIADAAQTRLSEPRLTRVDADDTVAAE from the coding sequence ATGTCCGACGACGATTTCGCCGCCGAACCCATCAAGGGACTGCCGGAACGCCTGCCCGAGGGGGAACATATCCTCTGGCAGGGCCGACCCGGCTGGTGGGCGCTCGCCCGGGAGAGCCTCGCGCTCTACTGGGTGGGCGGCTATTTCGTCATCCTCTTCCTGTGGCGCATGATCGTCGCCGCCGAGACCATGCCCTGGTCGCAGGCGGCGGTCGCGTCCTCGTTCTTCCTGGTCCTGGGGGCCGTGGTCTGCCTGCTGCTGGTGGTCACGGCCTTCGTCCAGGCAAGGGCCACGGTCTATACCGTCACCAACCGTCGTGTGGCGCTTCGCATCGGGGCGGCGCTCGATATGACGCTGAACCTGCCCTATACCCAGATCGGCAATGCCAATCTCGATCTGCGCAAGTCCGGGAGCGGCACCATCGCCTTCGAATTGATGGGAACGACCAAGTTCTCGTATCTCTTGTGCTGGCCCCATATCCGTCCCTGGCGGATGGCCCGCACCGAGCCCGCGTTCCGCTGTATCCCTGACGCGGCGAAGGTCGCCCGACTGATTGCCGACGCGGCCCAGACGCGGCTCTCCGAGCCCCGTCTCACGCGCGTCGATGCCGATGACACGGTTGCAGCGGAGTAG
- the puhC gene encoding photosynthetic complex assembly protein PuhC, translated as MARNNRHTGPYDHGEKIPPILIKGMFGVALFALILVSYARLTDRPLDALPDAGAPVAVERQIVIDARIDGSAKVYDTEGNQVFEFAPNEGGFVAGVWRALELKRKQAGVPVDAPVRLVRFKDGRISLYDDQTGWRAELVGFGADNTAAFARLLD; from the coding sequence ATGGCTCGAAATAACAGGCATACAGGCCCTTACGACCACGGAGAGAAGATCCCGCCGATCCTGATCAAGGGTATGTTCGGGGTCGCCCTCTTCGCGCTGATCCTGGTCAGCTATGCGCGGCTGACCGACCGGCCGCTCGACGCGCTGCCCGATGCCGGGGCCCCGGTGGCGGTGGAGCGCCAGATCGTGATCGACGCCAGGATCGACGGCTCGGCCAAGGTCTACGATACCGAGGGCAACCAGGTCTTCGAATTCGCCCCCAACGAGGGCGGCTTCGTGGCCGGGGTCTGGCGGGCGCTCGAGCTCAAGCGCAAGCAGGCCGGCGTGCCGGTCGACGCGCCGGTCCGCCTCGTCCGGTTCAAGGACGGGCGCATTTCTCTGTATGACGACCAGACAGGATGGCGTGCCGAACTGGTCGGTTTCGGCGCCGACAATACCGCAGCCTTCGCGCGGCTGCTGGACTGA
- the acsF gene encoding magnesium-protoporphyrin IX monomethyl ester (oxidative) cyclase codes for MNVHTADATTVEEGLAIQEQQAVLDSETATAVAMQDTLLTPRFYTTDFEALDAIDVSPVRADWDALIAEMEADPNKGHFRKDETWDHVDWDGMEPELKKEFIDFLISSCTAEFSGCVLYKEMKRRGSNHDVTELFQLMARDEARHAGFINDALREAGIAVNLGFLTQKKKYTYFRPKFIYYATYLSEKIGYARYITIFRHLEEHPERRFHPIFKWFREWCNDEFRHGEAFALLMKTDPKLTSGVNVLWIKFFLTAVFATMHVRDHQRPAFHKALGVDTDWYGHEVFRKTSDLSKQIFPITLDIDHPRWAKGLTALQEASVAIDAARKRGGAAGKLAQWAGSARAAWAFLSLLSIPAQRHEVPASTRLEPVY; via the coding sequence GTGAACGTCCATACCGCCGATGCCACCACCGTCGAGGAAGGCCTTGCGATCCAGGAACAGCAGGCCGTTCTGGACAGCGAGACCGCGACCGCCGTCGCCATGCAGGACACGCTGCTGACGCCGCGCTTCTACACCACCGATTTCGAGGCGCTCGACGCCATCGACGTCAGCCCGGTCCGGGCCGACTGGGACGCGCTCATCGCCGAGATGGAAGCCGATCCCAACAAGGGCCATTTCAGGAAAGACGAAACCTGGGACCATGTCGACTGGGACGGGATGGAACCCGAGCTGAAGAAGGAGTTCATCGACTTCCTGATCAGCTCCTGCACCGCCGAATTCTCGGGCTGCGTGCTCTACAAGGAGATGAAGCGGCGCGGTTCGAACCATGACGTGACCGAGCTGTTCCAGCTGATGGCCCGCGACGAGGCGCGCCATGCGGGCTTCATCAACGACGCGCTGCGCGAGGCCGGGATCGCCGTGAACCTGGGTTTCCTGACCCAGAAGAAGAAATACACCTATTTCCGGCCCAAGTTCATCTACTACGCCACCTATCTCAGCGAGAAGATCGGCTATGCCCGCTACATCACGATCTTCCGCCATCTCGAAGAGCATCCCGAAAGGCGGTTCCATCCGATCTTCAAGTGGTTCCGCGAGTGGTGCAATGACGAGTTCCGCCATGGCGAGGCCTTCGCGCTTCTGATGAAGACCGACCCCAAGCTGACCTCGGGCGTCAATGTCCTGTGGATCAAGTTCTTCCTGACCGCGGTCTTTGCCACAATGCATGTGCGCGATCACCAGCGACCCGCCTTCCACAAGGCGCTGGGCGTCGATACCGACTGGTACGGCCATGAGGTGTTCCGCAAGACCTCGGACCTGTCGAAACAGATCTTCCCGATCACGCTCGATATCGACCATCCGCGCTGGGCGAAGGGGCTGACGGCGCTGCAGGAGGCCAGCGTCGCCATCGACGCCGCGCGCAAACGCGGCGGCGCGGCCGGCAAGCTTGCCCAATGGGCGGGCTCGGCGCGGGCGGCCTGGGCATTCCTGTCGCTTCTGAGCATTCCGGCGCAAAGGCACGAGGTGCCGGCCTCGACCCGTCTGGAGCCAGTCTATTGA